Proteins encoded within one genomic window of Amorphoplanes friuliensis DSM 7358:
- a CDS encoding bacterial proteasome activator family protein, translated as MDPMTDDTRTPDQQEDGSVIVVGPDGRPLGTVESDGTLSPEEPGNLIEQPAKVMRIGSMIKQLLEEVRAAPLDEASRTRLREIHQRSIKELEDGLAPELQEELERLSLPFEGETPPSESELRIAQAQLVGWLEGLFHGIQAALVAQQMAARLQLEQMRGGNAGRPALPMGPNGVIPGMPGQGGGDGSGRTGQYL; from the coding sequence ATGGATCCCATGACCGACGACACCCGTACCCCCGACCAGCAGGAAGACGGCTCCGTCATCGTGGTGGGCCCCGACGGCCGCCCGCTGGGCACGGTGGAGTCCGACGGCACCCTCAGCCCCGAGGAGCCCGGCAACCTGATCGAGCAGCCCGCCAAGGTCATGCGCATCGGCAGCATGATCAAGCAGCTGCTCGAGGAGGTCCGCGCGGCGCCGCTCGACGAGGCCAGCCGGACCCGGCTGCGGGAGATCCACCAGCGCTCGATCAAGGAGCTCGAGGACGGCCTCGCGCCGGAGCTGCAGGAGGAGCTCGAGCGGCTCTCCCTGCCGTTCGAGGGTGAGACCCCGCCGAGCGAATCCGAGCTCCGGATCGCCCAGGCCCAGCTCGTGGGCTGGCTCGAAGGCCTCTTCCACGGCATCCAGGCGGCCCTGGTCGCGCAGCAGATGGCGGCCCGGCTCCAGCTCGAGCAGATGCGCGGTGGCAACGCCGGGCGTCCCGCACTCCCGATGGGCCCGAACGGCGTCATCCCCGGCATGCCCGGTCAGGGCGGCGGCGACGGCTCCGGGCGTACGGGTCAGTATCTCTAG
- a CDS encoding beta-propeller domain-containing protein: MSRRLLFCAVLALTIPLAGCTSAPEPEPVAPPPATPIAGAATAMRLVAFDSCEQLITDLRRAAKANVGPWGFGGDAMPEVLRGGARTMADSAAAGAEKSVAPPAFSGTNVHEQGADEPDVVKTDGRRIVTISAGYLRVVDAATRKETGKLDLDVQGAQLQLLLSGDSALVLVPSGLVHRYFSDKRQAAAQAAEGPQVLLVDLTGAPKIVSRYRGEGNLVDARMTGTTARVVLRTTPRIKFPDDPDASEQKRLSANRGAIDSAPGSAWLPGWEVTDGTQTTKGQVDCGRVSRPTEYSGGALVSVLTFDLTKPTLGSGEPVTIVADGDTVYGTADSLYLASDQRWKLDRFLGRADVPVRQETDLYKFTIQSNQPPVYRAAGTVPGFLINQYALSDWDDHLRVATTDAKTDRSAVRVLTEQGDKLVQTGIVDGLGKGERIYSVRFIGARGYVVTFKQTDPLYSLDLSNPAQPKVTGELKITGYSAHLQPVGEDRLIGIGQEADTNGRTQGLQVSLFDVSNPAQPKRLSQYHLPQGYSDAEYDPHSLLWWPASNLLVVPVNTYTVRGGQSEALALTVTGSTIKLADRVTQPTAAGYQPMIQRSLVIGNVLWTLSDSGLQASDMSTMDRLSWLPLS; this comes from the coding sequence ATGTCGCGCCGTCTGCTGTTCTGCGCCGTCCTGGCCCTTACGATCCCGCTCGCTGGCTGCACCTCCGCGCCGGAGCCCGAGCCTGTCGCACCCCCGCCGGCCACGCCGATCGCGGGTGCGGCCACCGCGATGCGGCTCGTCGCGTTCGACTCGTGCGAGCAGCTCATCACCGATCTGCGCCGGGCGGCAAAAGCCAACGTGGGGCCGTGGGGCTTCGGCGGAGACGCAATGCCCGAGGTGCTCAGGGGCGGCGCGCGGACGATGGCGGACTCCGCCGCGGCCGGCGCGGAGAAGTCGGTGGCACCGCCAGCGTTCTCCGGCACCAACGTGCACGAGCAGGGCGCGGACGAGCCCGACGTGGTCAAGACCGACGGGCGGCGCATCGTCACGATCAGTGCGGGGTACCTGCGGGTGGTCGACGCCGCGACCCGCAAGGAGACCGGCAAGCTCGACCTCGACGTGCAGGGAGCCCAGCTCCAGCTGCTGCTCTCCGGCGACAGCGCGCTGGTCCTGGTGCCCTCGGGCCTGGTCCACCGGTACTTCTCCGACAAGCGCCAGGCCGCCGCACAGGCGGCAGAAGGTCCGCAGGTCCTCCTGGTTGATCTCACCGGCGCACCGAAGATCGTCAGCCGGTACCGCGGTGAGGGCAACCTCGTCGACGCCCGGATGACCGGCACCACGGCACGGGTCGTGCTGCGGACGACACCGCGGATCAAGTTCCCCGACGACCCCGACGCGAGCGAGCAGAAGCGCCTCTCGGCCAACCGCGGCGCGATCGACAGCGCTCCCGGTTCGGCCTGGCTGCCCGGCTGGGAGGTCACCGACGGTACGCAGACCACCAAGGGCCAGGTCGACTGCGGCCGGGTCAGCCGGCCGACGGAATACTCGGGCGGCGCGCTGGTCAGCGTCCTCACCTTCGACCTGACCAAGCCCACCCTCGGCAGCGGCGAGCCCGTCACGATCGTCGCGGACGGTGACACCGTCTACGGCACGGCCGACAGCCTCTACCTGGCCAGCGACCAGCGCTGGAAGCTCGACCGCTTCCTGGGGCGCGCGGACGTGCCCGTGCGCCAGGAGACGGACCTCTACAAGTTCACGATCCAGAGCAACCAGCCACCCGTGTACCGCGCTGCCGGCACCGTCCCTGGCTTCCTGATCAACCAGTACGCGCTGTCCGATTGGGACGACCATCTGCGGGTGGCCACGACCGACGCGAAGACGGACCGTTCCGCCGTACGGGTGCTGACCGAGCAGGGTGACAAACTCGTCCAGACCGGGATCGTCGACGGGCTCGGCAAGGGTGAGCGGATCTACTCGGTCCGGTTCATCGGCGCCCGCGGATACGTCGTCACGTTCAAGCAGACCGACCCGCTCTACAGCCTGGACCTGAGCAACCCGGCCCAGCCGAAGGTCACCGGCGAGCTGAAGATCACCGGTTACTCCGCCCACCTGCAACCGGTCGGCGAGGACCGGTTGATCGGCATCGGCCAGGAGGCCGACACGAACGGCCGCACCCAGGGCCTGCAGGTGTCACTCTTCGACGTCTCGAACCCGGCCCAGCCGAAGCGGCTGTCGCAGTACCACCTGCCGCAGGGTTACTCCGACGCCGAGTACGACCCGCACTCGCTGCTCTGGTGGCCGGCCTCGAACCTGCTGGTCGTGCCGGTGAACACCTACACCGTCCGTGGCGGGCAGAGCGAGGCCCTGGCACTGACCGTGACCGGCAGCACCATCAAGCTCGCCGACCGGGTCACGCAGCCCACGGCCGCCGGATACCAGCCCATGATCCAGCGATCGCTGGTCATCGGGAACGTCCTGTGGACACTCTCGGACTCCGGCCTGCAGGCCTCCGACATGTCCACCATGGACCGGCTGAGCTGGCTGCCGCTCTCCTAG
- a CDS encoding Cof-type HAD-IIB family hydrolase — protein sequence MTKPGLPKLIATDLDGTLVRSDDTVSAYTHEVLDRVRAAGIRIVGATGRGPRLTELTRNDIRAADFLVLAQGGWVIDQGENQVLRSARLPGRDLSVVLENLEAEVGPLSVMVEALEHNDAPLWGDYDPTWRYPVVLERRSRAECLTGDVIKAFARSFDHHVDDLLAAAQRIVPADVASVTQAGLDYVEICPPGVDKGTGLAVVAQAVGVDPADVLVFGDMPNDLPMFAWAGWSRVAVQNAHPTLLAVADEVTLSNDEDGVAVYLDQLLSR from the coding sequence ATGACCAAGCCTGGTCTCCCGAAGCTCATCGCGACCGATCTCGACGGCACCCTGGTGCGCAGTGATGACACCGTGTCCGCGTACACCCATGAGGTGCTGGACCGGGTGCGGGCCGCGGGCATCCGGATCGTTGGTGCCACCGGGCGGGGGCCGCGGCTGACCGAGCTGACCCGCAACGACATCCGCGCCGCTGATTTTCTGGTGCTGGCGCAGGGTGGGTGGGTCATCGACCAGGGCGAAAATCAGGTCCTGCGCAGTGCACGGCTGCCCGGGCGGGATCTCAGCGTCGTGCTGGAAAACCTCGAGGCCGAGGTCGGACCGCTCTCGGTCATGGTTGAGGCGCTGGAGCACAACGACGCGCCGCTCTGGGGCGACTACGACCCGACCTGGCGTTACCCGGTTGTTCTGGAGCGGCGGTCGCGGGCCGAGTGCCTCACCGGCGATGTGATCAAGGCGTTCGCGCGGTCGTTCGACCACCACGTGGACGATCTGCTCGCCGCGGCTCAGCGCATCGTGCCGGCGGACGTGGCTTCGGTCACGCAGGCGGGGCTGGACTACGTCGAGATCTGCCCGCCGGGTGTCGACAAGGGCACCGGGCTGGCCGTGGTCGCGCAGGCTGTCGGTGTTGATCCGGCGGACGTGCTGGTCTTCGGTGACATGCCCAACGACCTGCCGATGTTCGCCTGGGCGGGGTGGAGCCGGGTGGCCGTGCAGAACGCCCATCCGACGCTGCTGGCGGTCGCCGACGAGGTCACTCTGTCCAACGACGAGGACGGCGTGGCCGTCTATCTGGACCAGCTACTGTCGAGGTGA
- the pheA gene encoding prephenate dehydratase has translation MPGTPPTRFVYLGPEGTFTEQALRTISAAEHGIRTPARSVPEALEAVRTGEADAALVPLENSVGGAVPVTLDELGTGSPLVITREVVLPVEFVLAAPALVPLAGIRSVAAHPQASAQCRNWLLANLPDAVVVDVLSNAAAAISAASGEHDAAICAPIGVPRNNLTVLADKIADHADAVTRFALLSRPAAPAPPTGDDITSLAVMIDHDRVGALLSVLTELAVRGINLSRIESRPTGEQLGVYVFFLDCGGHVAEPRLGEALQGLRRICAEVRFLGSYPRHRWSKAAAAEPAPSQPGLTNADFADSAAWLTRLRSGEPS, from the coding sequence ATGCCGGGAACCCCGCCCACCCGTTTTGTCTACCTCGGCCCCGAAGGCACCTTCACCGAGCAGGCACTGCGGACGATTTCCGCTGCCGAGCACGGCATCCGGACGCCGGCCCGCAGTGTGCCCGAGGCGCTCGAGGCCGTACGCACCGGTGAAGCCGACGCCGCGCTGGTGCCGCTGGAGAATTCCGTGGGTGGCGCCGTCCCGGTCACCCTGGACGAGCTCGGCACCGGCAGCCCCTTGGTGATCACCCGCGAGGTGGTCCTGCCGGTGGAGTTCGTGCTGGCCGCCCCGGCGCTGGTACCGCTGGCCGGAATCCGGTCGGTGGCGGCGCATCCCCAGGCGTCGGCGCAGTGCCGCAACTGGCTCCTGGCCAACCTGCCCGACGCGGTGGTGGTCGACGTCCTGTCCAACGCCGCGGCGGCGATCAGTGCGGCCTCGGGGGAGCACGACGCCGCGATCTGCGCGCCGATCGGCGTGCCCCGCAACAACCTGACCGTGCTGGCCGACAAGATCGCGGACCACGCGGACGCGGTGACCCGTTTTGCGCTGCTCTCCCGCCCGGCCGCGCCCGCACCGCCGACCGGCGACGACATCACCTCGCTCGCGGTGATGATCGACCACGATCGTGTCGGCGCCCTGCTGTCGGTGCTGACCGAGCTGGCGGTCCGCGGCATCAACCTGTCCCGCATCGAGTCGCGGCCGACCGGTGAGCAGCTCGGGGTCTACGTCTTTTTCCTCGACTGCGGTGGCCACGTCGCCGAGCCGCGGCTGGGCGAGGCCCTGCAGGGGCTCCGGCGGATCTGCGCCGAGGTGCGTTTCCTGGGGTCCTATCCCCGCCACCGCTGGTCGAAAGCCGCGGCCGCGGAGCCGGCGCCGTCCCAGCCGGGTCTCACCAACGCGGACTTCGCGGACAGCGCCGCCTGGCTGACCCGGCTGCGCTCGGGCGAACCGAGCTGA
- a CDS encoding OsmC family protein, giving the protein MPIRTASARWSGNLTEGSGTIKTGKGGYEGNYSFKSRFEEGEGTNPEELIGAAHAGCFSMAFSKGLADAGFTPTSVETTAKVHLDKGDAGFGVTRIDLETVGDVPGIDEGTFQKIAEGAKENCPISRLLSPGAEITLSAKLA; this is encoded by the coding sequence ATGCCTATTCGCACCGCATCTGCCCGCTGGTCGGGCAACCTCACCGAAGGCTCCGGAACCATCAAGACCGGGAAGGGCGGGTACGAGGGGAACTACTCCTTCAAGTCCCGCTTCGAGGAGGGCGAGGGGACGAACCCCGAGGAGCTCATCGGCGCCGCGCACGCCGGCTGCTTCTCGATGGCGTTCTCCAAGGGCCTCGCCGACGCCGGCTTCACGCCGACCTCCGTCGAGACCACCGCCAAGGTCCACCTGGACAAGGGCGACGCCGGCTTCGGTGTCACCCGCATCGACCTCGAGACCGTGGGCGACGTCCCCGGCATCGACGAGGGCACCTTCCAGAAGATCGCGGAAGGCGCCAAGGAGAACTGCCCGATCTCCCGCCTGCTGTCGCCCGGCGCCGAGATCACCCTGAGCGCCAAGCTCGCCTGA
- a CDS encoding AIM24 family protein, protein MRSELFSADNLEKESNQPGLRLQNSKLLKAELNGEFMARVGSMVAYQGQVQFEALGSGGLGKFLKQKLTGEGVPLMKVTGRGDVFLAENAADIHMIDLEPGDALSINGANVLAFDSTLNYDIKMVQGVGMMSNAGLFNCVFSGYGRIAVTTKGTPVVLSVDQPTYVDPQAAICWSANLQTGYHRAEQMGLGTLLGRSTGERFTMSFAGQGFVVVQPSEEPPGGLAGAAQGQQQSGGILGNLMGN, encoded by the coding sequence ATGCGCAGCGAACTGTTCTCGGCGGACAACCTCGAGAAGGAGTCGAACCAGCCCGGGCTTCGGCTGCAGAATTCCAAGCTTCTCAAGGCCGAGCTGAACGGCGAGTTCATGGCTCGCGTCGGCTCGATGGTCGCCTACCAGGGTCAGGTGCAGTTCGAGGCGCTCGGCTCCGGTGGCCTCGGCAAGTTCCTCAAGCAGAAGCTCACCGGTGAGGGCGTGCCCCTCATGAAGGTCACCGGCCGCGGTGATGTTTTCCTCGCCGAGAACGCCGCCGACATCCACATGATCGACCTCGAGCCCGGCGACGCCCTCTCCATCAACGGCGCGAACGTCCTGGCCTTCGACTCGACCCTCAACTACGACATCAAGATGGTCCAGGGCGTCGGCATGATGTCCAACGCGGGCCTCTTCAACTGCGTCTTCTCCGGGTACGGCCGGATCGCCGTGACCACCAAGGGCACCCCGGTGGTCCTCAGTGTCGACCAGCCCACCTACGTGGACCCGCAGGCGGCGATCTGCTGGTCCGCCAACCTCCAGACCGGTTACCACCGCGCCGAGCAGATGGGCCTGGGCACACTCCTCGGCCGCAGCACCGGCGAGCGTTTCACGATGAGCTTCGCCGGCCAGGGCTTCGTGGTCGTGCAGCCGTCGGAGGAGCCCCCGGGCGGCCTCGCGGGTGCGGCCCAGGGCCAGCAGCAGAGCGGCGGCATCCTCGGCAACCTGATGGGCAACTGA
- a CDS encoding Lrp/AsnC family transcriptional regulator: MQMDAVDQRIIALLVADARASYAEIGAKVSLSAPAVKRRVDRLRSSGVIKGFTTVIEPAAVGWTTEAFVELFCTGRTTPAQITVATRRHPEVVGAYTVSGQADALVHLRAADIGHLEQALERLRAEPFVTSTRSMVVLSRLVEMPTPVPAPN, from the coding sequence TTGCAGATGGACGCCGTTGACCAGCGAATCATTGCGTTGCTCGTTGCGGACGCCCGCGCGTCGTACGCGGAGATCGGCGCGAAGGTCTCCCTGAGCGCGCCGGCGGTGAAGCGACGGGTCGATCGGCTCCGCTCCAGCGGGGTCATCAAGGGATTCACGACCGTGATCGAGCCGGCCGCCGTGGGCTGGACGACCGAGGCTTTTGTCGAGCTCTTCTGCACCGGCCGGACCACCCCTGCGCAGATCACCGTGGCCACCCGGCGGCACCCGGAAGTGGTCGGGGCCTACACGGTGTCGGGTCAGGCGGACGCGCTCGTGCACCTGCGCGCGGCCGACATCGGGCACCTCGAGCAGGCCCTCGAACGCCTGCGTGCGGAGCCTTTTGTGACCTCCACGCGCAGCATGGTGGTGCTCTCCCGGCTGGTGGAGATGCCGACGCCGGTGCCCGCGCCGAATTAG
- the serS gene encoding serine--tRNA ligase yields the protein MIDLRLLRENPDLFRASQELRGESASKVDDLLRADEERRATTQRFESVRAEQRSLGSLVAKAKGDERTALLARTKELSAAVKEAQAATTEADQALRQAHLAVPNLVQDGVPPGGEDDFVVLREVGDRPEIDNPKDHLEIGEALRAIDTERGAKVSGSRFYFLTGVGALLQLGMLQMAIAQAVEHGFIPSITPALVKPEAMEGTGFLGAHASEIYRLEADDLYLVGTSEVALAAYHSNEILDLANGPERFAGWSSCFRREAGSHGRDVRGILRVHQFDKVEMFSFCRPEEAADEHLRLLAMEEEMLAKVEVPYRVIDVAAGDLGSSATRKFDCEAWVPSQGRYREVTSTSNCTTFQARRLNIRYRDEDGKAQTAATLNGTLATTRWLIPILENHQQPDGSVRVPKALQPYLGGRDVLEPSR from the coding sequence GTGATTGACCTGCGTCTCCTCCGCGAGAACCCCGACCTCTTCCGTGCCAGCCAAGAGCTGCGCGGCGAGTCCGCCTCGAAGGTGGACGACCTGCTGCGCGCCGACGAGGAACGCCGGGCCACCACCCAGCGGTTCGAGTCCGTCCGAGCTGAGCAGAGGTCGCTGGGTTCCTTGGTGGCGAAGGCGAAGGGTGACGAGCGGACGGCGCTGCTCGCGCGTACCAAGGAGCTCTCGGCCGCGGTCAAGGAAGCGCAGGCGGCCACGACGGAGGCCGACCAGGCACTGCGTCAGGCGCACCTGGCCGTGCCCAACCTCGTCCAGGACGGTGTCCCGCCGGGCGGCGAGGACGACTTCGTCGTGCTGCGCGAGGTCGGCGACCGGCCCGAGATCGACAACCCGAAGGACCACCTCGAGATCGGCGAGGCGCTCCGGGCCATCGACACCGAGCGCGGTGCGAAGGTTTCGGGCTCGCGTTTCTACTTCCTGACGGGTGTCGGCGCGCTGCTGCAGCTCGGCATGCTGCAGATGGCGATCGCCCAGGCGGTCGAGCACGGCTTCATCCCGTCGATCACCCCCGCGCTGGTCAAGCCGGAGGCGATGGAGGGCACCGGCTTCCTCGGCGCGCACGCCAGCGAGATCTACCGCCTCGAGGCCGACGACCTCTACCTGGTCGGCACGTCGGAGGTGGCGCTGGCGGCGTACCACTCCAACGAGATCCTCGACCTGGCCAACGGCCCCGAACGCTTCGCGGGCTGGTCGTCGTGCTTCCGCCGCGAGGCCGGCTCCCACGGGCGCGACGTTCGCGGCATCCTGCGCGTCCACCAGTTCGACAAGGTCGAGATGTTCTCCTTCTGCCGCCCCGAGGAGGCCGCGGACGAGCACCTGCGCCTGCTCGCCATGGAGGAGGAGATGCTCGCCAAGGTCGAGGTCCCCTACCGCGTGATCGACGTGGCCGCCGGCGACCTCGGCTCGAGCGCCACCCGCAAGTTCGACTGCGAGGCCTGGGTGCCGTCGCAGGGCCGATACCGCGAGGTCACCTCGACGTCGAACTGCACCACCTTCCAGGCCCGCCGCCTCAACATCCGCTACCGCGACGAGGACGGCAAGGCCCAGACGGCGGCGACGCTCAACGGCACGCTGGCCACCACCCGCTGGCTGATCCCGATCCTGGAGAACCACCAGCAGCCCGACGGTTCGGTCCGCGTCCCGAAGGCCCTCCAGCCGTACCTCGGCGGCCGCGACGTCCTCGAACCCTCCCGCTAA
- the ddaH gene encoding dimethylargininase, producing MSHTERLPRNRTYLMCPPEHFTVDYVINPWMDTTVPVDAALAVKQWQLLHDTLTDLGHAVHVLDARPGLPDMVYAANGAFSVDGTVYGARFKHPQRSAEAAAHQLFYAGGPWTFADPVHVNEGEGDFAYLPGAYGGLILAGHGFRTEPAAHVEAQEVLGRPVISLKLVDPAFYHLDTALAALDDRHITYYPEAFSAMSQRVLRQLFPDAVIADRSDAEAFGLNLVSDGHHVILNTEATAMADKVRAAGYTPVHVELSELKRGGGSVKCAVAELRP from the coding sequence ATGAGCCACACGGAGCGCTTGCCGCGTAACCGGACATATCTCATGTGTCCGCCCGAGCACTTCACGGTCGACTATGTGATCAACCCGTGGATGGACACGACCGTCCCGGTTGACGCGGCGCTCGCGGTCAAGCAGTGGCAACTGCTCCACGACACCCTGACGGACCTCGGCCACGCGGTCCACGTCCTGGACGCCCGTCCCGGCCTCCCCGACATGGTGTACGCGGCCAACGGCGCCTTCTCCGTCGACGGCACCGTCTACGGCGCCCGTTTCAAGCACCCGCAGCGCTCCGCCGAGGCGGCGGCCCACCAGCTGTTCTACGCCGGTGGACCGTGGACCTTTGCCGACCCGGTGCACGTCAACGAGGGTGAGGGCGACTTCGCGTACCTGCCCGGGGCGTACGGCGGTCTGATCCTGGCCGGGCACGGTTTCCGGACCGAGCCGGCGGCCCACGTGGAGGCGCAGGAGGTTCTGGGCCGCCCGGTGATCTCCCTCAAGCTGGTCGACCCGGCGTTCTACCACCTCGACACCGCGCTCGCCGCGCTCGACGACCGGCACATCACGTACTACCCCGAGGCGTTCTCGGCGATGTCGCAGCGGGTCCTGCGCCAGCTCTTCCCGGACGCCGTCATCGCCGACCGGTCGGACGCCGAGGCGTTCGGCCTCAACCTGGTGAGTGACGGACACCACGTCATCCTCAACACCGAGGCGACAGCGATGGCGGACAAGGTCCGCGCCGCCGGATACACCCCGGTCCACGTGGAATTGAGCGAGCTCAAGCGGGGTGGCGGCTCGGTGAAGTGCGCGGTGGCCGAGCTACGCCCCTGA
- a CDS encoding HAD family hydrolase, translated as MPPFRLVASDIDGTLIRTDGTLSPRTIGVLDQLHSRGVPTVLVTGRPVRWLRQLYDQMAEPLPAVCANGAVVYDPAADKILRAAPLSVELLLDVTQQLREAVPDVALAVEVEDGRSFWYEEKWPLHWDGEHKQVRVLSSPEELTSVPAVKLLARSASYEPDEFAALISSTLGEVAVATHSSKSALVEISAAGVTKAAGLAWFCERDGFTAEDVVAFGDMPNDLPLLAWAGRSVAMGNAHPAVREVADEVTLTNDEDGVAVYLEKLFDL; from the coding sequence ATGCCACCTTTTCGCCTCGTCGCCTCCGACATCGACGGCACCCTGATCCGGACCGACGGAACGCTCAGCCCCCGCACGATCGGCGTTCTCGACCAGCTGCACTCGCGCGGGGTGCCGACGGTCCTGGTGACCGGGCGTCCGGTGCGCTGGCTGCGCCAGCTCTACGACCAGATGGCCGAGCCGCTGCCGGCGGTCTGTGCCAACGGCGCCGTGGTCTACGACCCCGCCGCTGACAAGATCCTCCGGGCCGCGCCGCTCTCCGTCGAGCTGCTGCTCGATGTCACCCAGCAGCTGCGCGAGGCCGTTCCGGACGTCGCGCTCGCCGTCGAGGTCGAGGACGGCAGGAGCTTCTGGTACGAGGAGAAGTGGCCGTTGCACTGGGACGGCGAGCACAAGCAGGTGCGGGTGTTGTCGTCCCCGGAGGAGCTGACGTCGGTGCCCGCGGTGAAGCTGCTGGCGCGCTCGGCGAGTTACGAACCGGACGAGTTCGCCGCCCTGATCAGCAGCACCCTGGGCGAGGTCGCGGTGGCGACACACTCGTCCAAGTCCGCGCTGGTGGAGATCTCGGCGGCCGGTGTCACCAAGGCTGCCGGGCTGGCTTGGTTCTGCGAGCGGGACGGCTTCACCGCCGAGGACGTCGTGGCCTTCGGTGACATGCCGAACGACCTGCCGCTGCTCGCCTGGGCCGGCCGGTCCGTGGCGATGGGCAACGCCCACCCCGCCGTCCGCGAGGTCGCCGACGAGGTGACACTCACGAACGACGAGGACGGCGTGGCCGTTTACCTCGAAAAGCTCTTCGACCTCTAG
- a CDS encoding metallopeptidase family protein encodes MGCVPVEMSRERFEELVGEALDEVPPELLKVMNNVVILVEDLPRDGGMGLLGLYEGTALTDRGWDYAGVLPDRITIYRLPTLQVCDTETDVIDEVAITVVHEIAHHFGIDDQRLHELGWG; translated from the coding sequence ATGGGTTGCGTGCCGGTCGAGATGAGCCGTGAACGCTTCGAAGAACTGGTCGGCGAGGCGCTGGACGAGGTGCCCCCCGAACTCCTCAAGGTCATGAACAACGTGGTGATCCTCGTGGAGGATCTGCCCCGGGACGGCGGCATGGGTCTGCTCGGCCTCTACGAGGGCACGGCGCTGACCGATCGCGGCTGGGACTACGCCGGTGTGCTGCCGGACCGCATCACGATCTACCGGCTGCCGACGCTGCAGGTCTGCGACACGGAGACGGACGTCATCGACGAGGTGGCGATCACCGTCGTCCACGAGATCGCCCATCACTTCGGCATCGATGACCAGCGGTTGCACGAGCTGGGATGGGGCTGA
- a CDS encoding ACT domain-containing protein, with product MLDLDLLPEEYAVCRLPAGSALPTSLSSGPDDKSVISVTWAPDELSIICPADRVPEDATVEASWRCLRVVGPLDLALTGVLASLVVPLADARVNIVAFSTYDTDYLLIPAVRLSEAVNTLTAAGHRVAA from the coding sequence ATGCTCGATCTAGATCTGCTACCAGAGGAGTACGCGGTGTGCCGGCTGCCGGCCGGTTCCGCCCTGCCCACTTCCCTGAGCAGCGGTCCGGACGACAAGAGCGTCATCTCGGTGACGTGGGCGCCCGACGAGCTCTCGATCATCTGCCCGGCCGACCGTGTGCCGGAGGATGCGACCGTCGAGGCGTCCTGGCGTTGCCTGCGGGTGGTCGGCCCGCTGGACCTGGCGCTGACCGGCGTCCTGGCGTCCCTGGTCGTCCCGCTGGCCGACGCCCGGGTCAACATCGTGGCGTTCTCGACCTACGACACCGACTATCTCCTGATCCCGGCCGTGCGCCTCAGCGAAGCCGTCAACACCCTCACCGCAGCCGGGCACCGCGTCGCCGCCTGA